Proteins found in one Gemmatimonadota bacterium genomic segment:
- the rpoB gene encoding DNA-directed RNA polymerase subunit beta: MDDTQITRHDYSKLPSIIEMPNLLAVQIDSFNAFLQADVPVSERRNQGLQAVFLDIFPITDIHEHFSLEFIEYMLGEPKYTVLECQERGMTYAIPLKARLRLVIREEGDGKKSTADSKNAKAENKKVKDIIEQTVFLGELPLITEKGTFIINGAERVIVSQLQRSYGVFFSEETHPNGKQLYSARIIPEHGTWLEFSLDVNDVLFVHIDRKRKFPVTLLLRALGYESNEDIYQLFYEFDDVRANKTGDLVGRSIGAKVVDKKTDEVIAESGEPLTEALAERLAEGNGHPGKVKIVRMDPTREPDVLANTFKKDTTATSEEALSKMYSLLRPGDPPNLETAQALMDRMFFNQKRYNLAAVGRHRLNKRLNLDVPIDTTILTSNDFIAIIDYLLKLRRGEGVTDDIDHLGNRRTRSVGELLAQQFNTGLTRMSRTIRDRISLHDADSITPQDLVNARTVSSVIAAFFGSSQLSQFMEQTNPLAELTHKRRLSSLGPGGLDRSHASFEVRDVHHTHYGRICPIETPEGPNIGLIAYMGTYGRINRFGFIETPYRRVEKGRITEKIDYLSADQEEDYMIAQAAISLDDEGRIVGRIPTRNKGDIKLVEPAEVDYMDVSPKQILGVSAALIPFLEHDDANRALMGSNMQRQAVPLLRTEAPLVGTGMERKVAVDSGAVVVARQSGTVTQVSADMITVTPDETDDSDLFDTPPDVYPLTKFKKSNQETCINQKPIVQTGARVEAGQVLADGPATDQGELALGRNVLTAFMSWEGYNFEDAIVVSERLVKQDIFSSIHITEFELPARETKVGTEEFTCEIPNVSEDAVRNLDESGIIRIGAEVGPGDILVGKVTPKGERELSPEERLLRAIFGEKAGDVRDASLKAPPGMQGIVIDTRLYSRKDSDSVAREKERETLRELERDYQQRIDQVKETRNDKLKELLRGKVCVELRDGETDEVVVPAKRKYTDSRLAELEFDRVIQSERWVVNAALNEQVRKVIQASAKNIREIENQLEREQEKIRRGDELAPGVIQLVKVYVAKKRKLSVGDKMAGRHGNKGVVAKIVPEEDMPYLPDGRHIDIILNPLGVPGRMNLGQIMEIHIGWVAREEGRYIATPVFDGASIDEIKNALDDAGLPESGKSTLYDGKTGQPFDKDVTVGYMYVMKLNHLVEDKIHARSIGPYSLVTQQPLGGKAQFGGQRFGEMEVWALQAYGASYTLQEMLTVKSDDVNGRSRLYEAIVKGENPPEPGIPESFNVLVKELQSLALDVQLEE, from the coding sequence ATGGATGATACCCAGATCACACGCCACGATTATTCCAAACTGCCCTCCATCATCGAAATGCCGAATCTTCTGGCGGTCCAGATAGATTCCTTCAACGCGTTTCTGCAGGCCGACGTGCCCGTTTCCGAGCGCCGGAACCAGGGCCTGCAGGCTGTTTTCCTCGACATTTTCCCCATCACGGACATCCACGAGCACTTCTCGCTCGAGTTCATCGAGTACATGCTCGGAGAGCCCAAGTACACCGTGCTCGAGTGCCAGGAACGGGGCATGACCTACGCGATCCCCCTGAAGGCGCGGCTGCGCCTGGTGATCCGCGAGGAGGGGGACGGCAAAAAATCAACGGCCGACAGTAAAAACGCAAAAGCCGAAAACAAGAAGGTCAAGGACATCATCGAGCAGACCGTCTTCCTCGGCGAACTCCCCCTGATCACGGAGAAGGGCACCTTCATCATCAACGGCGCCGAACGGGTCATCGTATCCCAGTTGCAGCGTTCCTACGGTGTGTTCTTTTCCGAAGAGACCCACCCCAACGGCAAGCAGCTTTATTCCGCCCGGATCATTCCCGAGCACGGCACCTGGCTGGAGTTCAGCCTGGACGTGAACGACGTGCTCTTCGTGCACATCGACCGGAAGCGGAAGTTTCCCGTGACGCTGCTGCTGCGGGCCCTGGGCTACGAAAGCAACGAAGATATCTACCAGTTGTTCTATGAGTTCGACGACGTCCGGGCCAACAAGACCGGCGATCTCGTCGGCCGGAGCATCGGCGCAAAGGTGGTCGACAAGAAGACCGACGAGGTGATTGCCGAGAGCGGCGAACCGCTGACGGAAGCGCTGGCGGAACGTCTGGCCGAAGGGAACGGCCACCCGGGCAAGGTCAAGATCGTCCGGATGGACCCGACCCGGGAGCCGGATGTCCTGGCCAATACCTTCAAGAAGGACACGACCGCCACGTCGGAAGAGGCGCTTTCCAAGATGTACAGCCTGCTGCGGCCGGGCGATCCGCCCAACCTGGAAACGGCCCAGGCCCTGATGGACCGCATGTTCTTCAACCAGAAGCGGTACAACCTGGCGGCCGTCGGGCGCCACCGGCTCAACAAGCGCCTGAACCTGGATGTGCCCATCGATACGACCATCCTGACGTCGAACGACTTCATCGCCATCATCGACTACCTGCTGAAACTGCGCCGGGGCGAAGGCGTCACGGACGACATTGACCATCTGGGCAACCGGCGGACGCGGTCCGTGGGCGAACTCCTCGCCCAGCAGTTCAATACCGGACTGACCCGCATGTCCCGGACCATCCGTGACCGGATCAGCCTCCACGACGCCGACTCGATCACGCCCCAGGACCTGGTGAACGCCCGGACGGTCTCTTCGGTGATCGCGGCGTTCTTCGGCAGCAGCCAGCTGTCGCAGTTCATGGAGCAGACCAACCCCCTGGCCGAACTGACGCACAAGCGCAGGCTCAGTTCGCTCGGCCCGGGCGGCCTGGACCGGTCGCACGCCAGCTTCGAGGTCCGCGACGTGCACCATACCCACTACGGGCGCATCTGTCCCATCGAGACGCCGGAAGGTCCGAACATCGGCCTGATCGCCTACATGGGCACCTACGGCAGGATCAACCGGTTCGGCTTCATCGAGACGCCTTACCGCCGGGTGGAGAAGGGCCGGATCACCGAGAAGATCGACTACCTGTCGGCCGATCAGGAAGAGGACTACATGATCGCCCAGGCGGCGATTTCGCTGGACGACGAAGGACGCATCGTCGGCCGCATTCCCACGCGCAACAAGGGCGACATCAAGCTGGTCGAACCCGCCGAGGTCGACTACATGGATGTTTCGCCCAAGCAGATCCTCGGCGTGTCCGCGGCCCTGATCCCCTTCCTGGAACACGACGACGCCAACCGGGCCCTCATGGGATCCAACATGCAGCGGCAGGCGGTACCCCTCCTGCGCACCGAGGCGCCCCTCGTGGGCACAGGCATGGAGCGGAAGGTCGCCGTGGATTCCGGCGCGGTGGTGGTCGCCAGGCAGAGCGGGACCGTGACGCAGGTCTCGGCCGACATGATCACGGTGACGCCGGACGAGACCGATGATTCCGATCTCTTCGACACGCCGCCCGACGTGTATCCGCTGACCAAGTTCAAGAAATCCAACCAGGAGACCTGCATCAACCAGAAGCCGATCGTGCAGACCGGCGCCCGCGTGGAAGCGGGGCAGGTGCTCGCCGACGGGCCGGCCACGGACCAGGGTGAACTCGCCCTGGGCCGCAACGTGCTGACCGCCTTCATGTCCTGGGAAGGATACAATTTCGAAGACGCCATCGTCGTCAGCGAAAGACTGGTCAAGCAGGATATCTTCTCTTCCATCCACATCACCGAATTCGAGCTTCCCGCCCGCGAGACGAAAGTGGGCACCGAGGAGTTTACCTGCGAGATTCCCAACGTGAGCGAGGACGCCGTCCGCAACCTGGATGAATCCGGCATTATCCGGATCGGCGCCGAAGTGGGGCCCGGCGACATCCTCGTGGGCAAGGTGACCCCGAAGGGCGAACGGGAGCTGTCTCCGGAGGAGCGCCTGCTGCGCGCCATCTTCGGCGAGAAGGCCGGCGACGTGCGGGACGCCTCCTTGAAGGCGCCTCCGGGCATGCAGGGCATCGTCATCGATACCCGCCTCTACAGCCGCAAGGACAGCGACAGCGTCGCCCGCGAGAAGGAACGGGAGACCCTGCGCGAGCTGGAGCGCGACTACCAGCAGCGCATCGACCAGGTCAAGGAGACGCGCAACGACAAGCTCAAGGAACTGCTCAGGGGCAAGGTGTGCGTCGAGCTGCGGGACGGCGAGACGGACGAAGTCGTTGTCCCGGCCAAGCGGAAATACACGGACAGCCGGCTGGCGGAACTCGAATTCGACCGGGTCATCCAGAGTGAGCGGTGGGTGGTCAACGCGGCCCTGAACGAACAGGTCCGGAAGGTGATCCAGGCTTCGGCCAAGAACATCCGGGAAATCGAGAACCAGCTGGAACGCGAGCAGGAGAAGATCCGGCGCGGCGACGAACTGGCTCCCGGGGTGATTCAACTGGTCAAGGTGTACGTGGCCAAGAAGAGAAAGCTCTCCGTGGGCGACAAGATGGCCGGCCGGCACGGGAACAAGGGCGTAGTGGCGAAGATCGTCCCGGAAGAGGACATGCCCTACCTGCCGGACGGGCGTCATATCGACATCATCCTGAATCCGCTCGGCGTGCCGGGCCGGATGAATCTCGGCCAGATCATGGAGATCCACATCGGATGGGTCGCCCGGGAAGAGGGCAGGTATATCGCGACCCCGGTGTTCGACGGGGCGTCCATCGATGAAATCAAGAACGCGCTGGACGACGCCGGCCTGCCCGAATCCGGCAAGAGTACGCTCTACGACGGCAAGACGGGCCAGCCCTTCGACAAGGATGTCACGGTCGGCTACATGTACGTCATGAAGCTGAACCACCTGGTCGAGGACAAGATCCATGCCCGGTCGATCGGTCCCTACTCCCTGGTTACGCAACAGCCGCTCGGCGGAAAGGCCCAGTTCGGCGGCCAGCGTTTCGGCGAAATGGAGGTCTGGGCCCTGCAGGCCTACGGCGCTTCGTATACGCTGCAGGAGATGCTGACCGTGAAGTCGGACGACGTCAACGGCCGTTCCCGGCTGTACGAGGCCATCGTCAAGGGCGAAAATCCACCGGAACCGGGGATACCGGAATCCTTCAACGTCCTCGTCAAGGAACTCCAGAGCCTGGCCCTGGACGTACAGCTCGAAGAATGA
- a CDS encoding 50S ribosomal protein L7/L12, with protein sequence MAVSDIVDQIEQLTVLELNDLVKTLEDKFGVSAAATVAVAAPGAADAAAPEEEEKDAFDVVLTGFGDKKIQVIKVVRAITGLGLKEAKALVDGVPGALKEGVPKEEADDIQKQIEEAGGTVELK encoded by the coding sequence ATGGCCGTGTCCGATATCGTAGATCAGATTGAACAGCTGACAGTGCTGGAATTGAATGATCTCGTGAAGACGCTCGAAGACAAATTCGGTGTTTCAGCCGCGGCGACGGTGGCTGTCGCCGCACCCGGCGCCGCAGACGCGGCCGCGCCGGAGGAGGAGGAAAAAGACGCCTTCGACGTCGTGCTGACCGGTTTCGGCGACAAGAAGATCCAGGTCATCAAGGTCGTGCGCGCGATTACGGGCCTGGGACTGAAAGAGGCCAAGGCACTGGTTGACGGCGTTCCCGGCGCACTCAAGGAGGGTGTCCCGAAAGAAGAAGCCGACGACATTCAGAAGCAGATCGAAGAAGCGGGCGGAACAGTCGAACTCAAATAG
- a CDS encoding 50S ribosomal protein L10, with protein sequence MPQPRAVKEQIVQDLSTRLKETESVYLTDLTGLDVGEVTELRSRLRAESVECRVIKNTLTRLAVADAGLPDLGETLDGPTALVLSADPVAPAKILIDFGKDHEERPRIKGGFLTGEIIDAAQAVTLSKLPGRDELLAKTVSGIAAPINGLVFTLSGVLSGLVRTLSAVSQQKASQES encoded by the coding sequence ATGCCCCAGCCGCGTGCCGTTAAAGAGCAGATCGTCCAGGATCTGTCGACGCGATTGAAGGAAACCGAAAGCGTGTACCTGACGGACCTCACCGGCCTGGACGTCGGCGAGGTAACCGAACTTCGAAGCCGGCTGCGGGCGGAGTCCGTGGAATGCCGCGTCATCAAGAACACGCTGACGCGCCTCGCCGTCGCGGACGCGGGCCTGCCCGACCTGGGCGAGACCCTGGACGGACCGACGGCGCTCGTCCTGTCGGCCGACCCGGTGGCCCCGGCGAAGATCCTCATCGATTTCGGCAAAGACCACGAAGAACGCCCCCGCATCAAGGGCGGGTTCCTGACCGGCGAGATCATCGACGCCGCGCAGGCTGTGACACTTTCAAAGCTGCCCGGCAGAGACGAACTGCTGGCCAAGACGGTGAGCGGCATCGCCGCGCCGATCAACGGCCTGGTGTTCACGTTGTCCGGCGTGCTGAGCGGCCTGGTCCGCACCCTGTCGGCCGTTTCGCAGCAGAAGGCTTCGCAGGAGAGTTGA